In Odocoileus virginianus isolate 20LAN1187 ecotype Illinois chromosome 12, Ovbor_1.2, whole genome shotgun sequence, the DNA window tttttgtacagtttttctatgtattcttgccacctcttcttaacagcttctgcttctgttaggtccataccatttctgcccattattgagcccatctttgcatgaaatgttcccttcgtatctctagttttcttgaagagatctctagtctttcccattctattgttttcctctatttctttgcattgatcattgaggaaggctttcttagctctccttgtattctttggaattctgcaatgttattctgccataaaaaggagtgaagtgTTGGCAGATGCTATGTGGGCGGGCCTTGAAAAGAAGATGCTAGAAAGaccacatattttatgattccacttCAATGAAgagtccagaataggcaaatccgtggagacagaaagtagattagtggtttccaggggctgggggaaggggagtgaGTGAGAAAGTGCTTAATGAGTACAAGGTTTGTTTGGAGGGGATGAAAGTGTTTTGGAACTAGAGAGAGGTTGtggttgtacaacactgtgaatactAAGTGCCACTGAATAAAATGGTTGTATTtttttgttatgtgaatttcacctcaatttaaaaaaatcagctccTTAGTtcttacgggcttccctggtagctcagatggtaaagactctgcctgtaacttaggagacccgggttcgaaccctgggttgggaagatcccctggagaaggaaatggacagtattctccagtattcttgcctggagaatcccatggacagaggagcccggtgggctacagtccatggggttgcaaagagtccaacatgactgagcgactaaacacacagtCCTTAGAGTGCAACAGTTCTTAACTTGCGTACCACACACAGGTTGGCTTCAGGGAGCCTGTGACCCCAGAATTGCCCATCCCCGTGCGCAGATGCCTTTTCATGGGGGAGAGGCCCAGGGCTTCCAGCAGATTCTGGGAAGAGTTGTGATAAGGAAAGGGAGTCCGCAGCAAACTGGGTGCCTGCGGGGCCTGGGTCCTGGCTGAAATGAGGGAGAAGGCGGATGAAGAAAGGATACTTATTGAGCACTACTAGGCACCAGCTCTCCACCCACCATCTCATCTAGTTCTCGTAATAACTCATTAAGGCCTATTCAATCACGATCGTCTTCAAGATGTGGAAACTAAGGCTTGGAGGGAGCGGAGGGATTTGCCAGAGGTTTCCGTGTGCCTTCATTTCCTTTgcaggatgggggggggggggtgggggtgggtgtcaTTCTCTTTGCGGGTCTCAGAGGAGCGTGGGAgcatgctcaaggtcacagaactgGCATGTAGTGGGACCCCatgcctctgcccccagccccctcccggctcctctgccGGGCACCTGGTCCTCGCTGTGCCCCCTCCCGCCCTGGTGGCCCCACTGCCCCCACCGTCCCGCTTCCCCAGGGCACCTTCCTCAGCGCCTGCTCCACCTCCCTGTTCTCCATGACCAGGTTGTGGAACTGCGACTGCAGCACCAGGATCTCCTGCTGGATCTTGGCCACCCTGGCCTGCGAGGCCCGGAAGTCCGCCTTCTGCTGCTTCTCCGCCTCCTGCTTGGTGCGCTGGAGGCTGTTCTCCGAGAACTTGAGCACCTGGTGCAGGTGGTTTTTCAGCTCTTGGATCACAAAGTTCTCCTTCTCCACCTGGACCGGAAAGGGCAGAGACTCTCAAGGGTACCCCCCGCGGTCACGGATCACCGTGGCAGGGGAGGCTGGCGTGCCTGCAGCTctcagaggtggggggggggcattATTATGTCTCCCAATTCTACCCCCAGCCCTGGATGAAGACGGGGCCGCCTGCCTAGAGACGGGAAAATGGAGGGGTTGAGTCTGTCTGGGGTTGTGCAGCTTAACTGGAATTTGAAGCCAGGTCTGTCCCATCTGGAGCCCGCATCTGTGGCCACCACCCTCTATTTCCTGGCATGAGCCAAGGGCTCAGCGTGCCTGAGACAGCTCCATGCTCCTGCCTGAGGCACTATGGGAAGTAGCCAGTTGGCAGAGATACCTGGCGTGATGAATGAAGGTGTGAGATAAACACCCAGCACAGGGAATGCCACCCGGTTCTCCCCTTGAGGGCCTGGCTTGgctcctgccctcagtgggtTCTGAAACAGGAAttagggttgggggtgggggagttgggGCTGTTCCATAAATAAGCTCCAAAGGCTGATTACAAGCACTAGGGTTTCCCTCTGAACACGCCGGTGCTGTGGCTGGCTCAGCCAGCAGCCTGAGGCTGGGGGGCGGCTGGCAGTGGGGTCGCGGTGGGTCTGAGCTCACTTCCTGGACTCAGGGAGTGGCAGGTGGGGTTGGGGAAGGGGTTTGAGGCAAGCCAATCCTGTGGGCAAGTCTTCAATCTTCAGGTGCTgggtttgaaggcaggaggtacCATGAGGAGTCAGAGCTTCTCGTGTGGACCCCGAAACCTGCCTTATTGGTGTCACTCCCTCATTTTACACTGAGAACCGATGACCTGATGAAATCTGCCCACCTGGCAGAAATGAAATTTGCCCAACCAGAGCTGTCCAACACGGCAGCCCCAAGTTGTTCTCCACCACCTGAATGAGATCAGCAGACACTTGGCAGGGTGGGGTCTTGTCCTCGTCCCTAAGTCACACCCCTCCAACCTCTGAGTGACCTCCTCTGACTGAACTCCCGGGAGCCTGTCATCTCTTCACTCACCAAATAATCAGCATGTCTGCTTTTCATGCCAGGTCTGCTGGGGACACAGCGGGGGGCTGAGAGAGACGAGGTCCCTGTCCTCTTGCGGGAGACCCAGACCCCAATCATTTTCATCACACAAGTAGTCATCAACAAGCCCTAGTGAATGCCGAACAGGACCAAGTCAGGAAACCAGTGCAGCAGGGAGGGAGAGTGGCCTTGGTCTCTCATCTGTCACAGGGCGATGAAAAGGTGGCAGCTGTCCCCCAGGACCCCCTCTCCCTGGCAAGGCTGTAGAGCAAAATGTTTTGCTGGGAGCCTGGCCCCAGTTCCAGACCACTTTCCCAGCATCTCTAGCGCTGGCTAAGAACTGTATGAATGCTGCTTCTAGGTGGTGGCCCAAAAGAGCACATCAAAGCCcccttctctgctttcctctttccTGCTGGCTGGACCAATGATAACATGACTGGGGGAATCTGGAACAGCCTCTTGGGTCCACAGTTTGAAATCTCATGTGGGGGATGTCAGGGAAGCCAGCCAGAAGGAACTTGGGCCCCTGACAAGTTTATGAAGCAGAACTTCCATGCCGGCTCTCTGTTAAACAGAAATCCATCTCCAGCTTGACTAAGCCCCTATTATTTGGGGTCTCTTTGTTTTAGCAGCTAAACCTATACTTATACATCACCTCCAGGGACTTTGTAATATGTTGGtgagaaaatgtatgtaaaaaaataacacataggacttccctggtggtccagtggtgaagaatcggcctgccaatgcaggggacatgtgtttgatccctgatctgggatcaaacatgctgtggggcagctgagcctgagCGCCACAGCTTCCCAGCCTATGCTCTGGAGTTTGttcttcacaagagaagccaccacaatgagaagctggcACACGGCAAATAGAGAGGAACCCTGGCTCGCCGCAATCAGAGAAAGCCCgcaggcagcaacgaagaccaagCTCAggccatcaaaaataaataaatagatgaacaaaaatgatttttaaaataaaataacacagtaGGTGTACCCAGATGGTTATTAGGTGGGATCATGTTATCTTTTCCCCTCTTAAAAATTCTTCTAGAGAGCTttcacccctcccacctgccctcaGGACAAGGTTCACATTCCTTGAATAGGCCTCAAAGGTGATCTGTCAGCAAAGTCTTAAACATTTATTATCCAGCCCTGGCCTGGAAGGTCCCTCTCTATTTCACCCGCTTGGTTTACACCCTCTCATTCTTCAAGTCATGGCTTCCATGGCTCTGAGTTCCAAGTTCAGGCCTCCTATAACATTCTCTTATAGCACCCTGTACTTAACCCTTCCTTGTACTTCTCAAGGCTGTAATTAAATCAGCTCTTTAAGACCTGCCTTCCCTCTCATGAACTCCGTGAGGCTGGGACCATGTGGACTCATCATTTGTAAGACCTGGCACCTGGTGAGTGCTCAAAACAATATCTGTGgagcaaatgaataaaaacaactaTTTAAACCGCGGAGGGAAGAAACCTCAATTGCCAAAAGACGTGGGGCCTCTCCCCCGGGGCTCCCACTGTAATCTGACCAGTACCGTGTATTCATACCTCCGCATTCCTGTTCCTCACACAGGCAGCCAGTTCATTTTCCAGGGTGTCGATGATCTCTTGGTGCCTCCGATTCCGTCGGGTGATGTCCTGGATGAACTGGATCTTGTCTCTGGCTTCCATGGGACTGGTGAGTAACTTCTCAAATAGGAAACCTCGGAGTTCTACCAGGCTATCGATAAAACACTGGGCTTCCTCGCTCCTGCCCAGGGTCTGCGCTTGCAACAGACTGGCGGCCTGGGGGTTACTGAGCAGGAGTCTCACGACGTTCTTGGTGGATTCTTTGATCTCCTGCATCAGCTGCGGGAGCTGGGATTTCTGCTCGTCCATGGCGAAGAGGCGCTCTCGGAACCACGCTTCGTCCTCGAACTCTTCCGCCTCCTgcagtttccttttttcctcctgcagGTAACTGACTCGGTCCAGGAGGACCTGGCAGAGATCCTCGTGTTCCTTCACTGCCTTGGTGACGTCCGGCCCCAGCGTCCCCTCGGAAGTCTTGGACTCGGAAGCCCCGTGGGACAGCAGGCTCACCAGCTCCACCTTGTGGATGGTCTCATCCAGGACGGACATGATCCTCTTGGTCTCGATGGTGGTGAGTTTGGTCTTGGCGGGGGTCAGGGCTTTAGGTGGGATGGTGGATTTTTTGGTTGTCTGGGCTATCAGCCTTATTTTGTTGATGTCAGGACCTTTGTAGAGGGGGGCCACGGTGAGGACATCCAGAGCCATTTTATGAGCTTCGCCTCTGCACGCCCTGAGAGATTGAGACTTGGGTAGTCTCCCTGGGCCTCTTGCTTTGATTATGTCTGGCTGCCCTGAATAAGGAAGGAGAAGGCAGTCAGCAGGGTCACACTGACATCGGGATGGCTGGCGTGGCCACAGCAGctgtaaactgtaaagtgctgTTGTG includes these proteins:
- the IQCD gene encoding dynein regulatory complex protein 10 isoform X2; this encodes MALDVLTVAPLYKGPDINKIRLIAQTTKKSTIPPKALTPAKTKLTTIETKRIMSVLDETIHKVELVSLLSHGASESKTSEGTLGPDVTKAVKEHEDLCQVLLDRVSYLQEEKRKLQEAEEFEDEAWFRERLFAMDEQKSQLPQLMQEIKESTKNVVRLLLSNPQAASLLQAQTLGRSEEAQCFIDSLVELRGFLFEKLLTSPMEARDKIQFIQDITRRNRRHQEIIDTLENELAACVRNRNAEVEKENFVIQELKNHLHQVLKFSENSLQRTKQEAEKQQKADFRASQARVAKIQQEILVLQSQFHNLVMENREVEQALRKKKYKLETEIENWIQKYDSEMSEKQDEYEELDVIHKEEQLQLEELKKRYDVLVEEFSQIQAEREILTKKRLEDEQEMVRMVRAATLIQALWKGYLVRSMLKSKKKRGKGKGGKKGKGKEKGKK
- the IQCD gene encoding dynein regulatory complex protein 10 isoform X1, whose protein sequence is MALDVLTVAPLYKGPDINKIRLIAQTTKKSTIPPKALTPAKTKLTTIETKRIMSVLDETIHKVELVSLLSHGASESKTSEGTLGPDVTKAVKEHEDLCQVLLDRVSYLQEEKRKLQEAEEFEDEAWFRERLFAMDEQKSQLPQLMQEIKESTKNVVRLLLSNPQAASLLQAQTLGRSEEAQCFIDSLVELRGFLFEKLLTSPMEARDKIQFIQDITRRNRRHQEIIDTLENELAACVRNRNAEGLLMTTCVMKMIGVWVSRKRTGTSSLSAPRCVPSRPGMKSRHADYLVEKENFVIQELKNHLHQVLKFSENSLQRTKQEAEKQQKADFRASQARVAKIQQEILVLQSQFHNLVMENREVEQALRKKKYKLETEIENWIQKYDSEMSEKQDEYEELDVIHKEEQLQLEELKKRYDVLVEEFSQIQAEREILTKKRLEDEQEMVRMVRAATLIQALWKGYLVRSMLKSKKKRGKGKGGKKGKGKEKGKK